From the genome of Longimicrobium sp., one region includes:
- a CDS encoding serine hydrolase — translation MNRIARLSLIAALFLAPPLRAQADRFPPERTNAALTARLDSLVRGFRGDVGIYVRHLPTGATVAIDADTVFPTASMIKVPILLTLYDQVQQGRLSLDARVPYPDTLTYRYTEATDVVGYMAAGDTLPLRELAFLMLTISDNHASLWIQALVGGGAAVNEWLDGHGFRQTRVNSRTPGREQARSVYGWGQTTPREIAQALVMIREGRAVNPRASAEMYRMLTKSYWDQEALSQIPPTIQAASKQGFVDRSRSEVLLVNAPTGDYVLAVITKNQADTGYEPGNEGSRLLQAVSRAVYEHFNPEDAWRPSR, via the coding sequence ATGAACCGCATCGCCCGGCTGTCGCTGATCGCCGCGCTGTTCCTCGCCCCGCCACTCCGCGCGCAGGCCGACCGCTTCCCGCCCGAGCGGACGAACGCGGCGCTCACGGCCCGGCTCGACAGCCTGGTGCGCGGCTTTCGCGGCGACGTAGGCATCTACGTGCGCCACCTGCCCACGGGCGCCACCGTGGCCATCGACGCCGACACGGTGTTCCCCACGGCCAGCATGATCAAGGTGCCCATCCTGCTGACGCTGTACGACCAGGTGCAGCAGGGCCGGCTGAGCCTGGACGCGCGCGTGCCCTATCCCGATACGCTCACCTACCGCTACACGGAAGCGACGGACGTGGTGGGCTACATGGCGGCGGGCGACACGCTGCCGCTGCGCGAGCTGGCGTTCCTGATGCTCACCATCAGCGACAACCACGCGAGTTTGTGGATCCAGGCGCTGGTGGGGGGCGGCGCGGCGGTGAACGAGTGGCTGGATGGGCACGGGTTCCGGCAGACGCGCGTGAACTCGCGCACCCCGGGGCGCGAGCAGGCGCGTTCCGTCTACGGGTGGGGGCAGACGACGCCGCGCGAGATCGCCCAGGCGCTGGTGATGATCCGGGAGGGGCGTGCGGTGAACCCACGCGCATCGGCGGAGATGTACCGCATGCTCACGAAGAGCTACTGGGACCAGGAAGCGCTCTCGCAGATTCCGCCGACCATCCAGGCCGCCTCCAAGCAGGGCTTCGTGGACCGCTCGCGCAGCGAGGTGCTGCTGGTGAACGCGCCCACGGGCGACTACGTGCTGGCCGTCATCACCAAGAACCAGGCGGATACCGGCTACGAGCCCGGCAACGAGGGCTCGCGCCTGCTCCAGGCCGTCTCCCGCGCGGTCTACGAGCACTTCAACCCGGAAGACGCCTGGCGCCCGTCGCGATGA
- a CDS encoding tetratricopeptide repeat protein, which translates to MRAKSFLVGLATLLAAVLSPAPPAAAQHAGHGAEARAADGSAGGLGAIHFATRAAPAAQAEFTRGVLLLHNFHYPEAIAAFKRARQLDPGDAMSAAFEAFAHTHPVWNQQDTAQARAALRSLAPTPEARARMARTPRERAWLDAVETLYAGDLPKAVRDTAFHRALARLHADDPADPEAASFYALSLLGLNQGEREPRAYAMAEAVADTILRAHPRHPGALHYLIHAVDDPASATRGIDAARVYGETVPAAGHAQHMTSHIFIALGRWDDVVAANLRAHRAQAPEQYALGHGTHWLAYGLLQQGKVREARGWLDSMLIYQTALADGTRRAARGRADADAHAVLMTAAHVMNTDAWDSPLARMRFDTTHLRAVGVRTLADFLVGYAAARRAARAADATPGSRDADRLLADSMLARIGERIAQAQAGGARAVPLGEARAMEQMLRAERFGWANQPDSAVALLRAAAAQLEALPFAFGPPGTAMPPRERAAELLLATGRPAEALAELEALERTAPGRPRARLHRARALLALNRRDEAVQEYRELAAVWSGADVGFPGLEEARLGAAVR; encoded by the coding sequence ATGCGTGCGAAATCCTTCCTTGTCGGACTGGCCACCCTCCTCGCCGCGGTCCTTTCCCCCGCGCCGCCGGCCGCCGCCCAGCACGCGGGCCACGGGGCCGAGGCGCGCGCGGCGGACGGGTCGGCGGGCGGGCTGGGTGCCATCCACTTCGCCACCCGCGCCGCGCCCGCCGCCCAGGCGGAGTTCACCCGGGGCGTGCTGCTGCTCCACAACTTCCACTATCCCGAGGCCATCGCGGCGTTCAAGCGGGCGCGCCAGCTGGACCCGGGCGACGCCATGAGCGCGGCGTTCGAGGCGTTCGCGCACACGCACCCCGTGTGGAACCAGCAGGACACCGCCCAAGCCCGGGCGGCCCTGCGGTCGCTGGCCCCCACGCCCGAGGCACGCGCCCGCATGGCGCGAACCCCCCGCGAACGGGCGTGGCTGGATGCCGTGGAGACGCTGTACGCGGGCGACCTGCCCAAGGCCGTGCGCGACACCGCCTTCCATCGCGCGCTGGCCCGCCTGCACGCGGACGACCCGGCGGATCCCGAGGCGGCGTCGTTCTACGCGCTGTCCCTGCTGGGGCTGAACCAGGGTGAGCGCGAGCCGCGGGCCTACGCCATGGCCGAGGCCGTCGCCGACACCATCCTGCGCGCGCATCCCCGCCATCCCGGCGCGCTCCACTACCTGATCCACGCCGTCGACGACCCGGCCAGCGCCACCCGGGGCATCGACGCGGCCCGCGTGTACGGCGAAACAGTCCCCGCGGCGGGGCACGCGCAGCACATGACCTCGCACATCTTCATCGCCCTGGGCCGCTGGGACGACGTGGTGGCGGCCAACCTGCGCGCGCACCGCGCGCAGGCGCCCGAGCAGTACGCCCTTGGCCACGGCACGCACTGGCTGGCGTACGGGCTGCTGCAGCAGGGCAAGGTGCGCGAGGCGCGCGGGTGGCTGGATTCCATGCTCATCTATCAGACGGCGCTGGCGGATGGAACGCGCCGGGCGGCACGCGGCCGCGCCGACGCCGACGCCCACGCCGTGCTGATGACGGCCGCCCACGTGATGAACACCGACGCGTGGGACTCGCCGCTGGCCCGCATGCGGTTCGATACCACGCACCTGCGTGCCGTCGGCGTGCGCACGCTCGCCGACTTCCTCGTGGGATACGCCGCAGCCCGGCGCGCCGCGCGCGCGGCGGACGCAACGCCGGGCAGCCGCGACGCCGACCGCCTGCTGGCGGATTCGATGCTCGCGCGGATCGGCGAGCGCATTGCCCAGGCGCAGGCCGGCGGCGCGCGGGCGGTGCCCTTGGGCGAGGCGCGGGCGATGGAGCAGATGCTGCGCGCCGAGCGGTTCGGGTGGGCCAACCAGCCGGACTCGGCGGTGGCCCTGCTCCGCGCCGCGGCGGCGCAGCTGGAGGCGCTTCCGTTCGCGTTCGGCCCGCCGGGAACGGCCATGCCTCCGCGCGAGCGTGCGGCGGAGCTCCTGCTGGCCACCGGCCGCCCGGCCGAGGCGCTGGCGGAACTGGAGGCGCTGGAGCGCACGGCGCCCGGACGGCCGCGCGCACGCCTGCACCGTGCCCGCGCGCTCCTGGCGCTGAACCGGCGCGACGAGGCGGTGCAGGAGTACCGTGAGCTCGCCGCTGTGTGGAGCGGGGCGGACGTCGGCTTCCCCGGCCTCGAGGAGGCGCGCTTGGGCGCCGCCGTGCGTTGA
- a CDS encoding class I SAM-dependent methyltransferase, producing MAQPIYDTIGVGYSAYRRPDPRIAAQIADALGSASTILNVGAGAGSYEPADRRVAAVEPSAEMVRQRHSGAGPAVRAYADHLPFRDASFDAALAVLTIHHWPDWRAGLREMRRVARDRVAILTWDPEHPGFWLVQDYFPEIVEMDLLTMPTIAQMESVLGPVEARPVPVPADCTDGFLGGYWRRPERYLDDGARGAISAFAKLRDPRPGLDRLRADLADGTWTVRHGHLLARTELDIGYRLIVASGGSDHAY from the coding sequence ATGGCACAGCCCATCTACGACACCATCGGCGTCGGCTACTCCGCCTACCGCCGCCCCGACCCCCGCATCGCCGCGCAGATCGCCGACGCGCTGGGCTCCGCGTCCACCATCCTGAACGTCGGTGCGGGAGCGGGATCGTACGAGCCGGCGGACCGGAGGGTGGCCGCGGTGGAGCCCTCGGCCGAGATGGTGCGCCAGCGGCACTCCGGCGCGGGGCCGGCCGTGCGGGCCTACGCCGACCACCTGCCCTTTCGCGACGCCTCGTTCGATGCCGCCCTCGCGGTGCTGACCATCCACCACTGGCCTGACTGGCGGGCCGGGCTGCGGGAGATGCGGCGGGTGGCCCGCGACCGCGTCGCCATCCTCACGTGGGATCCCGAGCATCCCGGGTTCTGGCTGGTGCAGGACTACTTTCCCGAAATCGTGGAGATGGACCTGCTCACCATGCCCACGATCGCGCAGATGGAGAGCGTCCTGGGCCCGGTGGAAGCGCGCCCCGTCCCCGTTCCGGCGGACTGCACGGACGGCTTTCTGGGCGGCTACTGGCGCCGGCCGGAGCGCTACCTGGACGACGGCGCGCGTGGCGCCATCTCGGCGTTCGCCAAGCTCCGCGACCCGCGGCCCGGCCTGGATCGGCTGCGGGCCGACCTCGCGGACGGCACGTGGACCGTGCGCCACGGCCACCTCCTCGCCCGCACCGAGCTCGACATCGGCTATCGCCTGATCGTTGCCTCGGGCGGGTCCGATCACGCATACTGA
- a CDS encoding TMEM175 family protein — protein sequence MGTTRLEAFSDGVLAIIITIMVLELKVPHGAELPALRPLLPVVLSYVLSFVYIGIYWNNHHHMLHVTQRVNGKVLWANLHLLFWLSLVPFVTGWMGENDFAAAPTALYGVVLLMAAVAYWVLERAIVAQEGRESLLARALGRDVKGKLSLVIYAAAIPLAFVHPELSNALYAAVALMWLIPDTRIERTLQAEHARAAASTQAGD from the coding sequence ATGGGAACCACGCGCCTGGAGGCGTTCAGCGACGGAGTGCTGGCCATCATCATCACCATCATGGTCCTGGAGTTGAAGGTGCCGCACGGCGCGGAGCTGCCGGCGCTGCGCCCGCTGCTGCCCGTGGTGCTGAGCTACGTGCTGAGCTTCGTGTACATCGGCATCTACTGGAACAACCACCACCACATGCTTCACGTCACGCAGCGGGTGAACGGCAAGGTGCTGTGGGCCAACCTTCACCTGCTGTTCTGGCTGTCGCTGGTGCCGTTCGTCACCGGATGGATGGGAGAGAACGACTTCGCCGCGGCCCCCACGGCCTTGTACGGCGTGGTCCTGCTGATGGCGGCGGTGGCGTACTGGGTGCTGGAGCGGGCGATCGTGGCGCAGGAAGGCCGCGAGTCGCTGCTGGCCAGGGCGCTCGGGCGCGACGTAAAGGGCAAACTGTCCCTGGTGATTTACGCGGCGGCGATTCCGCTGGCGTTCGTGCACCCGGAGCTGTCGAACGCGCTGTACGCGGCGGTCGCGCTGATGTGGCTGATCCCCGACACGCGCATCGAACGGACGCTGCAGGCCGAGCACGCCCGCGCCGCGGCCTCCACACAGGCGGGAGACTGA
- a CDS encoding DUF3667 domain-containing protein, whose amino-acid sequence MIGVAPDAPDDVSADTCDNCATALLGAFCHACGQAAEPAATSVRAFASQAAADLTSLDSRLLRTLGTLLGRPGRLTREYLDGRRVRYTQPLQLYLGAAAAFFFVNAYRPFLTFDPREGRVVSSLNAIGVSGTVSRESLAPLAGRGISMELFRERFEATVTGYLPAFLVASVLLFGLVLHLFHRRAPAGYVGHVVFSLHWSAFFLLLMIVDRLLPARPPGELPGLMDAVIALIASVYLGFALHRVYWGGWLPAVLKTVCLYLVYQVLLSIWMLSAIALAFTVLL is encoded by the coding sequence ATGATCGGTGTCGCGCCGGATGCGCCGGACGACGTGAGCGCCGACACGTGCGACAACTGCGCGACGGCGCTGCTCGGCGCGTTCTGCCACGCCTGCGGGCAGGCGGCGGAGCCGGCGGCCACGTCGGTGCGGGCGTTCGCCAGTCAAGCCGCCGCGGACCTCACCAGCCTGGACTCCCGCCTTCTCCGAACTCTGGGCACGCTGCTGGGGCGGCCGGGACGGCTGACCCGCGAGTACCTGGATGGGCGGCGCGTGCGGTACACGCAGCCGCTGCAGCTGTACCTGGGAGCGGCGGCGGCGTTCTTCTTCGTCAACGCGTATCGGCCGTTCCTGACGTTCGATCCGCGGGAGGGGCGCGTGGTCAGCTCGCTGAACGCCATCGGGGTCAGCGGAACCGTCAGCAGGGAATCGCTCGCGCCGCTCGCCGGGCGCGGCATCTCGATGGAGCTGTTCCGCGAGCGGTTCGAGGCGACGGTGACGGGCTACCTCCCCGCGTTCCTGGTGGCGTCGGTGCTGCTGTTCGGGCTGGTGCTTCACCTGTTCCATCGCCGCGCGCCGGCCGGGTACGTGGGCCACGTCGTGTTTTCGCTGCACTGGAGCGCGTTCTTCCTGCTCCTGATGATCGTCGACCGGCTGCTGCCCGCCCGCCCCCCGGGCGAGCTCCCCGGCCTGATGGACGCGGTGATCGCACTCATCGCGTCCGTTTACCTGGGCTTCGCTCTCCATCGCGTGTACTGGGGTGGATGGCTGCCGGCCGTGCTCAAGACGGTGTGCCTCTACCTCGTGTACCAGGTGCTGCTCAGCATCTGGATGCTCTCCGCCATCGCGCTCGCCTTTACGGTGCTCCTCTGA
- a CDS encoding DUF5694 domain-containing protein, producing MLLGTYHFEGSPSDGVDTPATDILGPHRQAELDELVTRLAGWGPEQIAVEWPFGFADSTTARYQRYLAQGTTRNHNEVDQIAFRLARRLGHATVHPIDHQMPIGNDSIEALYVRRPEFKAHSDSLMAVLSKRADSTSAWQRETSVIEHLRAANSDEGLQGGNSFAMFGSMLAAGEGRNRGGPQLLARWYERNIIMAHNLTRVLRPGTRRVLVAVGSGHVPALRNILHESPDFCPVSPLPFLR from the coding sequence ATGCTGCTGGGGACGTATCACTTCGAGGGCTCACCGAGTGACGGGGTCGATACCCCGGCCACCGACATCCTGGGCCCACACAGGCAGGCGGAGCTCGACGAACTGGTGACGCGGCTGGCTGGCTGGGGCCCCGAGCAGATCGCGGTCGAGTGGCCGTTCGGCTTCGCGGACTCCACCACCGCGCGATACCAGCGGTACCTGGCCCAGGGCACCACGCGCAACCACAACGAGGTCGACCAGATCGCGTTTCGCCTTGCCCGCAGGCTGGGGCACGCGACGGTGCATCCGATCGATCACCAGATGCCCATCGGCAACGACTCCATCGAGGCGCTCTACGTTCGGCGTCCCGAGTTCAAGGCGCACAGCGACAGCCTCATGGCGGTGCTTAGTAAGCGCGCGGACTCCACCTCGGCGTGGCAGCGCGAAACGAGCGTGATCGAGCACCTGCGGGCGGCGAACTCCGACGAAGGGCTGCAGGGCGGCAACTCGTTCGCCATGTTCGGCAGCATGCTGGCGGCGGGCGAGGGCCGCAACCGCGGCGGACCGCAGCTGCTTGCCCGCTGGTACGAGCGCAACATCATCATGGCTCACAACCTTACCCGCGTGCTGCGTCCCGGAACGCGGCGCGTGCTGGTGGCGGTCGGGTCGGGGCACGTGCCGGCCCTGCGCAACATCCTCCACGAATCGCCCGACTTCTGCCCGGTGAGCCCGCTTCCCTTCCTTCGCTGA
- a CDS encoding helix-turn-helix transcriptional regulator: protein MTALSRSDILKRFGENLREARQRTGLSQEKLAAKAGIDRTYVGGAERGERNVALVNIVRLAEALEIAPADLLGGLDAGG, encoded by the coding sequence GTGACCGCACTATCCCGATCCGACATCCTGAAGCGTTTTGGCGAGAACCTGCGCGAAGCTCGTCAGCGGACGGGGCTTTCGCAGGAGAAGCTTGCGGCCAAGGCCGGGATCGACCGCACGTACGTGGGCGGCGCTGAGCGCGGCGAGCGGAACGTTGCCTTGGTGAACATCGTCAGGCTCGCAGAGGCGCTGGAAATCGCACCGGCTGACCTGCTGGGAGGCTTGGACGCGGGCGGCTGA